From one Aeropyrum camini SY1 = JCM 12091 genomic stretch:
- the rgy gene encoding reverse gyrase, translated as MPGGVNAVYMGLCYNCGGIIEEDRLERGLPCSKCLPRPPRRITPSNVYRALKRAGSLGAYSWEYLSLREVREFESYFAAKSGSRLWSAQRSWAKRLVKGDSFAIIAPTGVGKSTLLTVYAAYIAAVKGGRVLYLVPTENLVRQVHARLEEIEPGLATAYYSRMPAKAKQASIDEISRGEARLLVATTGFLSRRFDLLYPKYRFNLAIVDDVDSLLRNSRNVERVLLLTGFTEEAVEAAYSLVKARVKLYRALSSGAGDSIVSKLEQEIASLEARLRLSLSETSPGQLVIASATGRPRGLKHLIFKELLGFEVGGGSDYLRNIVDAYVIDADIVGRAVDIASDLGDGVIVFVSQRLGKDAAKLIAERLRERGVSVALALTGARRPVEAFARGEAQVLVGMASRYGVIVRGLDIPERSRYAVFLGAPSTKTPLLEALYSPRRMLVFLSLAQDSGVEWAGEAFRRLSRLLERVVDTSIVSLAARGKLEAHGPAGEAAEIIREAAPRLAEWLAEEARLRGGLLRVGGLVVDPSGPYLVIPDAPTYIQASGRVSRLYKGVMTRGLSIVVEESPEYVEALGERLKWTTSSRLQPLDQVDMEKLEREIEESRRGRGRKVRVKTTLLVVESPTKARTIAWFWGRPGKRRMGRSVIYEASVSDPESGVVYILQVTSTRGHLTDLTTDPVGSKYGVDENGGGYRAYYSTIKRCLDCGAQHTSSSTVCPRCGSPRQVDSKGVLEILRKLASEVDEVVIATDPDREGEKIAWDVYLTVRPYNSNVRRGRFHEVTPKAVLEALRSGETVDKSLIEAQKVRRIVDRWIGFHLSTHLKLKFSKPWLGAGRVQTPVLGWIVERYSEWRETRGYLVVFKLSPNGKTKYFTRDRGEVEMLRKTEWLKVVDVARKVEERSPQPPYTTDEYLYDASRRLGLSAGLAMRIAQDLFESGLITYHRTDSTRVSPTGVRLALEYLESKGLGSEAQPRGWGEGGAHEAIRPTRPLDAQDLERAVLSGSIRMPTRLTRLHLRVYDMIFRRFIASQMKPARLEIVEATLQAGETVFSHAGVSRARGGYSIVNPPLVEEWLASIARGELLRVEEVSVVRSSLKRLYRAGDIVRMMRESGIGRPSTYAKAIEQNRRHGYVIESKRMRYLIPTKTGVTVYGYLANGFKNLVSVETTRTLEEALERVEKGVEKPEAVLATVWRIVDEAVSLHTPVETVLGQSEA; from the coding sequence ATGCCGGGCGGAGTGAACGCTGTTTACATGGGCTTATGCTACAATTGCGGCGGTATTATTGAAGAGGACAGGTTGGAGAGGGGGTTGCCGTGCTCAAAGTGCTTGCCCCGGCCTCCACGTAGAATCACTCCCTCCAACGTCTATAGAGCCCTAAAGAGGGCCGGTAGCCTGGGGGCTTACTCGTGGGAGTACTTGAGCCTCAGGGAGGTTAGGGAGTTTGAGTCATATTTTGCGGCTAAGAGCGGGAGCCGACTCTGGTCGGCGCAGCGGAGCTGGGCTAAGAGGCTTGTTAAAGGGGACAGTTTCGCTATAATCGCCCCTACTGGGGTAGGTAAAAGCACTCTCCTAACAGTCTATGCAGCCTATATTGCAGCCGTGAAAGGTGGGCGGGTGCTATACCTTGTCCCGACGGAAAACCTTGTACGGCAGGTTCACGCTAGGCTCGAGGAGATAGAGCCAGGGCTAGCCACTGCATACTACTCTAGAATGCCGGCTAAGGCCAAACAGGCTAGCATAGACGAGATTAGCAGGGGTGAGGCCAGACTCTTAGTTGCAACTACCGGCTTCCTATCCCGCAGGTTCGACCTTCTCTACCCAAAATACAGGTTCAATCTAGCAATAGTTGATGATGTGGATAGCCTCCTCAGGAACAGTAGGAACGTCGAGCGTGTACTCCTCCTAACTGGCTTTACGGAGGAGGCTGTGGAGGCTGCCTACAGTCTCGTCAAGGCCAGAGTGAAGCTTTACCGGGCCCTGAGTAGCGGAGCAGGAGACTCCATAGTGTCGAAGCTGGAGCAGGAGATTGCCAGTCTCGAGGCCCGGCTGAGGCTGAGCCTCTCAGAAACCTCTCCCGGCCAGCTGGTTATAGCGAGTGCAACGGGAAGGCCCAGAGGGTTGAAGCACCTTATCTTCAAGGAGCTCCTAGGCTTCGAGGTAGGGGGAGGGAGCGATTACCTCAGGAACATTGTTGACGCCTATGTTATCGACGCAGACATTGTGGGTAGAGCCGTGGATATAGCATCGGATCTCGGTGACGGCGTCATTGTATTCGTAAGCCAGAGGCTAGGGAAAGACGCAGCCAAGCTGATAGCCGAGAGGCTACGTGAGAGGGGTGTTTCAGTGGCTCTCGCTCTGACAGGGGCGAGGCGGCCTGTAGAGGCTTTTGCTAGAGGCGAGGCCCAGGTCCTGGTTGGCATGGCCAGTAGGTACGGGGTTATAGTCAGGGGCCTCGACATTCCAGAGAGGTCGAGGTACGCTGTCTTCCTCGGCGCGCCCTCGACAAAAACACCGCTACTGGAGGCCCTATACTCGCCGAGGAGGATGCTAGTTTTCCTGTCCCTAGCACAAGATAGTGGTGTTGAATGGGCGGGGGAGGCTTTCAGGAGGCTCTCACGGCTGCTTGAGAGAGTAGTAGACACGAGCATAGTCTCCCTGGCAGCCAGGGGGAAGCTAGAGGCACATGGTCCTGCTGGAGAGGCCGCCGAGATAATCAGGGAGGCGGCACCCAGACTTGCGGAATGGCTGGCCGAAGAAGCTCGACTCCGGGGTGGGCTACTCCGGGTGGGAGGGCTTGTTGTGGATCCCAGTGGGCCTTATCTCGTGATACCTGACGCCCCCACCTACATCCAGGCCTCTGGAAGGGTCAGCAGGCTATACAAGGGAGTTATGACTAGGGGGCTGAGCATAGTCGTTGAGGAGTCGCCGGAGTATGTTGAGGCCTTGGGTGAAAGGCTCAAATGGACCACTAGCTCCCGACTCCAGCCTCTAGACCAGGTTGACATGGAGAAGCTTGAGAGGGAGATAGAGGAGTCGAGGAGGGGGCGTGGGAGGAAGGTTAGGGTGAAGACTACGCTTCTGGTTGTTGAGTCCCCCACCAAGGCGAGAACAATAGCGTGGTTCTGGGGTAGGCCGGGTAAAAGGAGGATGGGCCGTAGCGTAATATATGAGGCTAGTGTAAGCGACCCGGAGAGCGGAGTAGTCTATATCCTGCAGGTAACAAGCACTAGGGGACACTTAACAGACCTCACCACCGACCCTGTGGGCAGCAAGTACGGGGTGGACGAGAATGGAGGGGGCTATAGGGCCTACTACTCCACTATAAAGCGTTGCCTAGACTGTGGAGCCCAGCACACATCATCGTCGACAGTATGCCCGCGCTGCGGCAGCCCAAGGCAGGTGGATTCTAAGGGGGTTCTAGAGATACTTAGGAAGCTTGCAAGCGAGGTTGACGAGGTTGTAATAGCGACCGACCCTGATAGGGAGGGTGAGAAGATTGCTTGGGACGTATATCTCACGGTAAGGCCGTACAACTCCAACGTCAGGAGAGGTAGGTTCCACGAGGTCACGCCGAAAGCAGTTCTAGAGGCACTCAGGAGCGGCGAAACCGTTGATAAGAGTCTGATAGAGGCCCAGAAGGTTAGGAGAATAGTGGACCGGTGGATAGGCTTCCACCTATCCACCCATCTCAAGCTAAAGTTCTCTAAACCGTGGCTAGGCGCAGGCAGAGTCCAGACACCGGTTCTCGGGTGGATAGTAGAGAGGTATAGCGAGTGGCGGGAGACGAGGGGTTACCTGGTAGTTTTCAAGCTCTCCCCCAATGGTAAGACCAAATATTTCACCAGGGATCGGGGGGAGGTTGAGATGCTAAGGAAGACCGAGTGGCTCAAGGTGGTTGACGTCGCTAGGAAAGTAGAGGAGAGGAGCCCACAGCCCCCATATACTACCGATGAGTACCTGTATGATGCGAGCAGGAGGCTCGGTCTAAGCGCAGGGCTAGCTATGAGGATAGCCCAGGACCTGTTCGAGTCTGGGCTCATAACATACCACAGGACAGACTCGACGCGTGTTAGCCCTACAGGGGTTAGGCTGGCTCTCGAGTATCTAGAATCAAAGGGGCTCGGGTCGGAGGCCCAGCCCCGTGGCTGGGGGGAGGGGGGCGCCCATGAGGCAATAAGGCCCACGAGGCCTCTGGACGCTCAGGACCTCGAAAGGGCGGTGCTATCAGGGTCGATAAGGATGCCAACCCGGCTCACCCGCCTCCACCTTAGGGTGTACGATATGATATTTAGGAGGTTTATAGCGAGCCAGATGAAGCCGGCGAGGCTTGAGATCGTTGAGGCTACGCTACAGGCGGGGGAGACAGTGTTTAGCCATGCTGGAGTATCCAGGGCGAGAGGCGGCTATTCCATTGTGAACCCGCCCCTAGTAGAGGAGTGGCTGGCTAGCATAGCGAGGGGGGAGTTGCTGAGGGTCGAGGAGGTGTCAGTAGTTAGGTCTAGCCTGAAGAGGCTCTACAGGGCTGGCGACATAGTTAGGATGATGAGGGAAAGCGGTATAGGGAGGCCTAGCACCTACGCTAAGGCTATAGAACAGAACAGGAGACACGGATATGTAATAGAGAGCAAGAGGATGAGATACCTGATACCGACTAAAACTGGCGTGACAGTATACGGCTACCTTGCTAACGGCTTCAAGAATCTAGTCTCTGTTGAGACGACTAGAACGCTTGAGGAGGCTTTGGAGAGGGTGGAGAAGGGTGTTGAAAAGCCGGAGGCCGTCCTCGCCACCGTGTGGAGGATTGTCGATGAAGCTGTTAGCCTTCACACCCCGGTCGAGACGGTGTTGGGCCAGAGTGAGGCTTAA
- a CDS encoding CDC48 family AAA ATPase has translation MFGGEDELVKSSVELRVSEAYPRDVGRKIVRIDRQTAARLGVEVGDFVKVSKGDRSVVAVVWPLRPDDEGRGIIRMDGYLRAALGVTVGDTVTVEKAEKVEPASKVVLAPTEPIRFGRDFVEYVKEFLLRKPISRGETIIVPVLEGLPLVVVSTQPAHFVYVTEATEVEIREKPVREEIERLRGVPKVTWEDIGDLEEAKERIREIVELPMKHPEIFKHLGIEPPKGILLYGPPGTGKTLLAKALANEIGAYFISINGPEIMSKYYGESEQRLREIFKEAEENAPSIIFIDEIDAIAPKREEVTGEVEKRVVAQLLTLMDGLKERGRVIVIGATNRPDAIDPALRRPGRFDREIEIRPPDKRARAEILKVHTRNMPLAEDVDLDKLAEMTHGYTGADLAALAKEAAMAALRRFIREGKINFEAKEIPASVLKELKVTMKDFIEAMKMIRPTLIREIYVEVPEVRWSDIGGLEDAKQALREAVEWPLKHPEIFEKMGIRPPRGVLLFGPPGTGKTLLAKAVATESGANFIAVRGPEILSKWVGESERAIRKIFERARQAAPAVVFFDEIDAIAPARGARFDTSGVTDRIVNQMLAEMDGIQPLTNVVVIGATNRPDIIDPALLRPGRFDRLIYVPPPDKEARKEIFRIHTKKVPLADDVDLDRLAEMTEGYTGADIEAVVREAVMAKLREKLEVGKVEMRHFLEALKKVPPSLTKEDILRYERLAKELKKLTLG, from the coding sequence ATGTTTGGAGGTGAGGATGAATTGGTCAAATCTAGTGTTGAGCTGAGGGTGAGCGAGGCTTACCCTCGGGATGTTGGGAGGAAGATTGTCCGTATAGACCGTCAAACAGCGGCGAGGCTTGGGGTCGAGGTAGGCGATTTCGTTAAGGTTTCGAAGGGTGACAGAAGCGTAGTAGCGGTGGTATGGCCCCTCAGGCCCGACGACGAGGGCAGGGGCATTATAAGGATGGACGGCTACCTAAGGGCTGCTCTAGGTGTTACCGTCGGGGATACTGTTACCGTAGAGAAGGCTGAAAAGGTGGAGCCGGCCTCGAAGGTGGTTCTAGCGCCCACGGAGCCTATCAGGTTTGGCAGGGACTTCGTGGAGTACGTTAAGGAGTTTCTACTTAGGAAGCCGATTAGCAGGGGAGAGACTATCATAGTACCGGTTCTCGAGGGGCTCCCGCTGGTAGTGGTTTCAACACAGCCCGCTCACTTCGTGTATGTTACCGAGGCTACTGAGGTTGAGATTAGGGAGAAGCCCGTTAGGGAGGAGATCGAGCGGCTAAGGGGCGTTCCAAAGGTCACCTGGGAGGATATAGGTGACCTTGAAGAGGCTAAGGAAAGGATAAGGGAGATAGTCGAGCTGCCTATGAAGCACCCCGAGATATTCAAGCACCTGGGCATCGAGCCTCCGAAGGGTATTCTCCTTTATGGGCCTCCGGGTACTGGTAAGACTCTGCTCGCCAAGGCTTTGGCTAACGAGATCGGAGCGTACTTCATCTCTATTAACGGCCCGGAGATTATGAGCAAGTATTATGGGGAGAGCGAGCAGAGGCTTAGGGAGATCTTCAAGGAGGCTGAGGAGAACGCGCCCAGCATTATATTCATAGACGAGATAGACGCCATCGCCCCCAAGAGGGAGGAGGTTACTGGGGAGGTGGAGAAGAGGGTTGTGGCCCAGCTCCTCACCCTCATGGACGGCCTGAAGGAGAGGGGCAGGGTTATAGTAATAGGCGCCACCAACAGGCCCGACGCCATAGACCCTGCGCTGAGGAGGCCCGGAAGGTTCGACAGGGAGATAGAGATCAGGCCTCCAGACAAGAGGGCCAGGGCCGAGATACTGAAGGTGCACACTAGAAACATGCCCCTGGCGGAGGATGTGGACTTGGATAAGCTGGCGGAGATGACGCACGGCTACACTGGCGCGGACCTCGCAGCCCTTGCTAAGGAGGCTGCCATGGCTGCGTTGAGGAGGTTCATACGGGAGGGTAAGATTAACTTCGAGGCTAAGGAGATACCGGCTAGTGTCCTCAAGGAGCTGAAGGTTACTATGAAAGACTTTATAGAAGCTATGAAGATGATACGGCCGACGCTCATAAGAGAGATCTACGTAGAGGTTCCCGAGGTTAGGTGGAGCGATATAGGTGGCCTTGAGGACGCTAAGCAGGCTCTAAGAGAAGCTGTGGAGTGGCCCTTGAAACACCCCGAGATATTTGAGAAGATGGGTATTAGGCCTCCTAGGGGTGTGTTGTTGTTTGGCCCTCCGGGTACTGGTAAGACTTTGCTTGCTAAGGCTGTTGCCACTGAGAGCGGGGCGAACTTCATAGCCGTCAGGGGGCCGGAGATACTGAGCAAGTGGGTGGGAGAGAGCGAGAGAGCCATCAGGAAGATATTCGAGAGGGCGAGGCAGGCAGCCCCCGCCGTAGTATTCTTCGACGAGATAGACGCCATAGCCCCCGCTAGGGGGGCTAGATTTGATACGAGCGGGGTCACCGACAGGATAGTTAACCAGATGCTGGCGGAGATGGACGGGATACAGCCGCTGACCAACGTTGTCGTCATAGGCGCCACCAACAGGCCCGACATCATAGACCCTGCGCTGCTGAGGCCCGGAAGGTTCGACAGACTAATATACGTGCCTCCCCCGGACAAGGAGGCCCGTAAGGAGATATTTAGGATACATACCAAGAAGGTTCCACTTGCGGACGACGTTGACCTAGACAGACTCGCAGAAATGACCGAAGGCTACACGGGGGCCGACATAGAGGCTGTGGTTAGAGAGGCGGTTATGGCAAAGCTCAGGGAGAAGCTCGAAGTAGGCAAGGTGGAGATGAGGCACTTCCTAGAGGCGCTAAAGAAAGTGCCGCCGAGCCTAACCAAGGAGGATATACTGAGGTACGAGAGGCTCGCCAAAGAGCTAAAGAAACTCACCCTAGGGTGA
- a CDS encoding PadR family transcriptional regulator produces the protein MVGASESSGSSRSNIIRESLRQLVLRVLAERPYHGYEIMNRIEEITYGAWRPAPGTLYPLLDQLKREGLIRVERMDKEGVKGGRRIVYALTEQGWRRLASIMIEKTRKVDYLIYYLMEGCKILREHGFAEEANSVCGEARRAVAKFEKALEESCGIQEPLLEVESRRTSG, from the coding sequence TTGGTTGGAGCTAGTGAGAGCAGCGGGAGCTCTAGGAGCAACATTATAAGAGAGAGTCTGAGGCAGCTCGTCCTCAGGGTCCTCGCTGAAAGGCCCTATCACGGCTACGAGATTATGAATAGGATAGAGGAGATAACCTACGGAGCCTGGAGGCCAGCACCGGGCACACTGTACCCGCTGCTGGACCAGCTAAAGAGGGAGGGTCTCATACGCGTGGAAAGGATGGATAAGGAGGGCGTTAAGGGGGGGAGAAGGATAGTCTATGCCCTCACCGAACAAGGTTGGAGAAGGCTGGCAAGTATAATGATAGAGAAGACTAGAAAGGTGGACTATCTAATCTACTATCTTATGGAGGGCTGCAAGATACTCAGGGAGCATGGTTTTGCAGAGGAGGCTAATAGTGTCTGTGGAGAGGCTAGGAGGGCTGTGGCGAAGTTTGAGAAGGCGCTGGAAGAGTCGTGCGGCATCCAAGAGCCCCTACTGGAGGTAGAGAGCAGGAGGACCTCTGGCTAA
- a CDS encoding SDR family oxidoreductase, with amino-acid sequence MARCGGLVLGGSRGLGFHAARALASLGCNLVIVARGREALEASARVLEDSFGVVVEPLVGDLRVKGHVEAAVKHAVEVLGGVNAAVTAYGNISREPLTLREAEWEDWIEAAALYLASTSSLFKALASYNPVKSTVILLSSFTVAEPMDPLIVSDSVRAGLSRLVKSAARLYPEKIRPILLLLGSFRTPGALKTVGRIAEVRGEELESVWRREVEMLSPLARSGRLEEFEEVIRLLVKSPEYMHGAIVVFDGASGRVAWP; translated from the coding sequence TTGGCGCGGTGTGGAGGGCTTGTTCTAGGTGGGAGCCGGGGTCTTGGTTTCCATGCAGCCCGGGCTCTCGCAAGCCTCGGCTGCAACCTGGTGATTGTCGCTAGGGGGAGGGAAGCGCTTGAGGCTAGCGCCAGGGTCTTGGAAGACAGCTTCGGGGTTGTTGTAGAGCCGCTGGTGGGAGATCTGAGGGTCAAGGGACATGTTGAGGCCGCTGTCAAACACGCAGTGGAGGTACTAGGGGGTGTGAACGCTGCCGTCACGGCATACGGCAACATATCGCGGGAACCCCTGACTCTACGGGAAGCAGAGTGGGAGGACTGGATAGAGGCGGCGGCACTCTACCTGGCCTCCACATCCAGCCTATTCAAAGCGTTAGCGTCTTACAACCCTGTTAAGTCTACTGTAATCCTACTTTCAAGCTTCACAGTAGCCGAGCCTATGGACCCCCTGATAGTATCGGACTCTGTTAGAGCAGGTCTCTCGAGGCTCGTGAAATCTGCGGCAAGACTCTATCCTGAAAAGATAAGGCCTATACTCCTCTTGCTCGGCAGCTTCAGGACGCCTGGAGCGCTGAAGACTGTGGGGAGGATAGCTGAGGTGAGGGGGGAGGAGCTGGAGAGCGTCTGGAGAAGGGAGGTTGAAATGCTTAGCCCTCTAGCCAGATCTGGGAGGCTGGAGGAGTTCGAGGAGGTTATAAGGCTACTGGTGAAGAGCCCCGAGTATATGCATGGGGCTATAGTCGTGTTTGACGGAGCCTCGGGAAGGGTTGCGTGGCCCTAG
- the ribH gene encoding 6,7-dimethyl-8-ribityllumazine synthase, with protein MSCGDKLRIAIVVSEFNYDVTRIMEEKAVDHARFLGAEVAVVARAPGTFDTPFIVSRLLTSREDIDAVAVLGAVIKGDTKHDEVVAHQAARKILDLSIEHGKPVTLGIIGPGASRLEALERAEEYARRAVESAVKLARRSKELMGEC; from the coding sequence GTGTCTTGCGGGGATAAGCTGCGGATCGCTATCGTGGTCTCGGAGTTTAACTATGACGTAACCCGTATTATGGAGGAGAAGGCGGTAGACCACGCACGGTTCCTAGGGGCTGAGGTGGCTGTTGTAGCCAGAGCGCCGGGAACGTTTGACACCCCCTTTATTGTTTCGAGGCTCCTAACCTCCCGTGAGGATATAGATGCAGTTGCGGTGCTCGGCGCCGTTATTAAGGGCGACACAAAACATGACGAGGTGGTAGCGCACCAGGCCGCTAGGAAGATTCTAGATCTAAGTATAGAGCACGGCAAACCGGTAACCCTGGGAATTATAGGCCCTGGTGCTAGTCGGCTAGAGGCTCTTGAGAGAGCGGAGGAATACGCTAGAAGAGCCGTCGAGTCCGCCGTAAAGCTCGCCAGAAGGTCTAAGGAACTGATGGGCGAATGCTAA
- a CDS encoding ABC transporter ATP-binding protein has protein sequence MGFEVSAASLSKRFGRRHAYRDVEFSFASGVLGVLGPNGAGKTTLLKTILGLVKPTDGKILVEGVDPRSPEFERLMPKIGYVPELPEAPLWTTPCMLLETLARLEGYSGVDARVRAGEALELVGLGAECGTPIGRLSKGARKRVLVAQAFLGERELLVLDEPYTGLDPEWVFRVRELVRAAAREGATVIVSSHILRELEDLATHILVLRTAPLFYGTVEEFRAWLSGPPRVILSAGEPRRAVEVLKREGFNAYTIDRGGEVLVAVEGVEDSSRILSLLLSEKIEIREYRVERASLEEAYLKLVGAGDGVGGG, from the coding sequence TTGGGCTTCGAAGTATCCGCAGCCTCTCTTTCTAAAAGGTTCGGCAGGCGCCATGCCTATAGGGATGTAGAGTTCTCGTTCGCCTCAGGCGTCCTAGGCGTCCTAGGCCCTAACGGGGCCGGGAAGACGACTCTACTCAAAACTATCCTGGGCCTGGTGAAACCGACCGACGGTAAGATTCTGGTAGAGGGGGTTGACCCGCGGAGTCCAGAGTTTGAGAGGCTAATGCCCAAGATAGGGTACGTCCCTGAGCTCCCGGAAGCCCCGCTCTGGACTACACCGTGTATGCTCCTGGAGACCCTGGCTAGGCTTGAAGGTTATAGCGGTGTCGACGCCAGGGTGAGAGCGGGAGAGGCTCTGGAGCTTGTGGGCCTTGGAGCCGAGTGCGGCACTCCCATAGGTAGGCTGAGCAAGGGAGCCAGGAAGAGGGTGCTAGTGGCCCAGGCCTTCCTAGGGGAGAGGGAGCTACTGGTTCTCGACGAGCCCTACACCGGTCTAGACCCAGAATGGGTGTTTAGAGTTAGGGAGCTTGTGCGGGCGGCTGCTAGGGAGGGTGCGACGGTGATAGTGTCAAGCCATATACTCAGGGAGCTTGAGGACCTCGCAACTCACATCCTCGTCCTCCGAACGGCCCCGCTTTTCTACGGGACTGTCGAGGAGTTTAGAGCATGGCTCTCAGGTCCTCCACGGGTCATACTCTCGGCTGGTGAGCCTAGGAGGGCCGTGGAAGTTCTAAAGAGGGAGGGCTTTAACGCCTACACTATCGACCGGGGGGGCGAGGTTCTGGTTGCGGTGGAGGGGGTCGAAGATTCGTCTAGAATACTGAGCCTCCTCCTCTCCGAGAAAATTGAAATTAGGGAGTACAGGGTGGAGAGAGCGAGCCTGGAGGAGGCTTATCTGAAGCTCGTGGGTGCAGGCGATGGCGTGGGAGGAGGCTAA
- a CDS encoding MgtC/SapB family protein — protein sequence MVETSIGYEDFILRIGTGLLVGALIGIERERAQLVGRSEKSGSIPGFRSMGFIGLYGSATGYITSYTASQYGVLFAAFEAGLGTVTVTLLTLLFAYTRMIRLRALGFTTYIVILITFLAGLMSGFGLILEGVAVGVIGGLLLASKYPVVRITRSVSYSELIALMEVAALVLVLGPAAYYASDYIPFINVFQVYVFFTAIVAVSFGSYIASRIWGVRGFVTSIILGSIVNSEAVVASIASRRDIEAEVIFQAVITALSVMQLRIAALGLLALLLGGSIPRGEIVLNLQEAAVPAVILLALMTIATLIAWASTIALEKVENKGVTPSTPLQWSVAVRGAVAFFLLTMLFDAASRLLSGYTGSIALLVLSIVGGFISANATLLSLAGLLTRLGVDTFTLGILGITLGATFNKILYTRAVGAPPETVREIAKATGLMSLLPAFFLAIYTLLPLVLTPGAILERVASDTLKNPTSRKLWWRCSGGASERGYKG from the coding sequence ATGGTGGAAACTAGCATCGGCTACGAGGATTTTATACTCAGGATTGGAACCGGCCTGCTAGTAGGAGCTCTAATAGGTATCGAGAGGGAGAGAGCCCAGCTTGTTGGGAGGAGCGAGAAGTCGGGCAGTATTCCCGGCTTCAGAAGCATGGGCTTTATAGGACTCTACGGCAGCGCTACCGGCTACATAACCTCATATACAGCCTCCCAGTATGGTGTGCTGTTTGCAGCCTTCGAGGCAGGCCTGGGCACTGTAACTGTGACCCTCCTCACACTCCTCTTCGCCTATACAAGGATGATCAGGCTCAGAGCGCTAGGATTCACGACTTACATAGTCATACTCATAACCTTCTTGGCCGGCCTAATGAGTGGTTTTGGCCTCATACTGGAGGGGGTGGCTGTCGGCGTTATTGGAGGCCTGCTCCTCGCTTCGAAGTACCCGGTAGTCAGGATAACCAGGTCCGTCAGCTACTCTGAGCTAATAGCTTTAATGGAGGTTGCCGCTCTCGTTCTCGTGCTGGGTCCTGCAGCCTATTATGCGAGCGATTACATACCCTTCATCAACGTGTTCCAGGTCTACGTATTCTTCACGGCTATAGTGGCAGTTAGCTTCGGTAGCTACATAGCCTCGAGAATATGGGGGGTTAGGGGGTTTGTGACCAGCATAATTCTTGGTAGCATAGTAAACAGTGAGGCTGTAGTTGCTAGCATAGCCTCGAGACGCGACATAGAGGCGGAGGTTATCTTCCAGGCCGTCATAACAGCCTTAAGCGTGATGCAGCTTAGAATAGCTGCTCTTGGCCTTTTAGCACTCCTACTGGGGGGGAGCATACCCCGGGGGGAGATAGTTCTCAACCTGCAGGAGGCCGCCGTGCCCGCGGTTATCCTGCTAGCCCTTATGACTATAGCCACGCTAATAGCCTGGGCTTCAACCATAGCTCTGGAGAAGGTCGAGAACAAGGGGGTAACCCCAAGCACGCCTCTCCAGTGGAGTGTGGCTGTGAGAGGTGCGGTGGCGTTCTTCCTCCTAACTATGCTATTTGACGCTGCTTCCAGGCTACTGTCGGGCTACACAGGTAGCATAGCACTGCTTGTGCTATCCATAGTAGGAGGCTTCATAAGCGCTAACGCTACTCTACTATCCCTCGCAGGACTGTTGACGAGGTTAGGGGTGGACACTTTCACGCTGGGGATACTGGGGATAACGCTTGGAGCAACGTTCAACAAGATATTATACACTCGGGCTGTAGGAGCGCCTCCAGAGACCGTGAGAGAGATAGCGAAGGCGACTGGCTTGATGAGCCTGCTACCAGCATTCTTCCTGGCTATATACACGCTACTACCCCTCGTCTTAACCCCCGGTGCTATACTGGAGAGGGTAGCATCTGATACTCTCAAAAATCCTACATCCCGCAAACTATGGTGGAGGTGTTCGGGAGGTGCCTCAGAGAGGGGTTATAAGGGTTAG
- a CDS encoding GTP cyclohydrolase IIa has protein sequence MARAVRVAVVEQVGYREWTEELGSDREWIIQTLQSDIYAAAQKEAAKYGGFVLPIRYDIMLLISSNMSVGEHARVLDTVASLSKVRVRMASYCSVRPLDAVEKAWSALHDKGDRLIYEPCEAEEYASIAHIDLNNVTAITRAEGPVRTYYEVMDLMAKISKVAEEIGAVTQYLGGDNILAVIPLTGSVERTVEKLLVRNDLKAGIGIAPTARASLALAAEALHEIRAKVNPGPIVVKTQ, from the coding sequence TTGGCGAGAGCTGTTAGGGTTGCGGTCGTCGAGCAGGTTGGATATAGAGAGTGGACTGAGGAGTTGGGCAGTGACCGGGAGTGGATAATACAGACCCTCCAGAGCGACATATATGCTGCAGCCCAGAAAGAGGCCGCTAAATACGGGGGCTTCGTCCTCCCGATCCGATACGATATAATGCTCCTAATCTCCTCGAACATGAGCGTGGGAGAGCACGCTAGGGTTCTAGATACAGTAGCCAGCCTATCTAAGGTGAGAGTTAGAATGGCAAGCTACTGCAGTGTCAGGCCGCTGGACGCAGTGGAGAAAGCTTGGTCAGCTCTCCACGATAAGGGGGATAGACTCATCTATGAACCATGTGAGGCCGAGGAATACGCCTCAATCGCCCATATAGACCTCAACAATGTGACAGCCATAACAAGGGCCGAGGGCCCGGTGAGGACTTACTATGAGGTTATGGATCTCATGGCGAAGATCTCTAAGGTAGCCGAGGAGATCGGGGCTGTAACACAGTATCTAGGAGGCGATAACATACTCGCCGTCATACCGCTCACAGGCTCAGTAGAGAGAACCGTGGAAAAACTCCTTGTGAGGAACGACTTGAAAGCAGGTATAGGCATAGCACCGACAGCCCGAGCCAGCCTAGCTCTGGCAGCAGAGGCTCTGCACGAGATTAGGGCAAAGGTAAACCCTGGCCCTATCGTGGTCAAAACGCAATAA